The following proteins are encoded in a genomic region of Cryptococcus neoformans var. neoformans JEC21 chromosome 2 sequence:
- a CDS encoding magnesium ion transporter, putative, with translation MSSVCRISNCLSPRALSTAIRPKVTFRATPPSCRRRTFLSRRRTSFWAPSYPESKPLASTLQVPFTPPPPTDNGDGHLSEETRPEVIVAEPRDKKNRYLNSLMEKAGELSLKCSILDAEGNWGAEGQKYTKLELCREYDLDPRDLRKLDSLSPSLVPVILTRKTCILISMLHFRALIKPDSVIVFDSSHAHKDVTRRFKYHLERNIKAGLGIKVGGADEEKCDEIVLSYEHRALESILVVTANALEEEMAFSRHIVQQLLADLEDHIDRENLKKLLHYSKKIAAFQSRARYVKSAIDELLDSDEDLSAMYLTSRAQGRPRALHDHEQLELLLESFVKQVEEIVSEVDTTVVNMQSTQEIAELMLDSGRNALLALDIKISIATLGIGSGALLAGLFGMNLTTQLEETPYAFAVISSTAFLVTVLITAYGLRTLRRVRRVALSGRNPAVLSSVLGSASWDSSVAQFSQGFDPALVDMRTEMAKRAIWERLWWGSKRKEVEEGEKWRKAYTYASAKKEQEKRKWARLPGGQTR, from the exons ATGTCTTCGGTGTGTCGCATATCGAATTGTCTGTCTCCCAGAGCTTTATCCACTGCGATTCGCCCAAAGGTCACTTTTAGAGCGACTCCACCATCTTGCCGCCGTCGGACATTCCTCTCTCGCCGTCGGACATCTTTCTGGGCACCTTCATACCCAGAAAGCAAGCCCCTTGCGAGCACTTTACAGGTACCATTcactccaccacctcccaCCGACAATGGTGACGGTCATTTATCTGAGGAGACTAGGCCAGAAGTAATAGTGGCGGAACCTAGAGACAAAAAAAATCGATATCTGAATAGCTTGATGGAAAAAGCGGGGGAACTGAGCTTGAAATGCTCTATATTAGACGCGGAGGGTAACTGGGGAGCGGAAGGGCAAAAGTACACAAAGTTAGAGCTATGTCGCGAATATGACCTGGAT CCCCGAGATCTTCGTAAACTAGATTCCCTGTCTCCCAGTCTTGTCCCTGTAATTCTCACACGTAAAACTTGTATTCTTATATCAATGCTTCATTTTAGGGCCCTCATCAAGCCTGACAGTGTGATTGTATTCGATTCATCACACGCACACAAAGATGTCACAAGAAGGTTCAAATATCACTTGGAGAGGAATATTAAAGCCGGACTGGGGATAAAAGTTGGCGGAGCGGATGAGGAAAAGTGTGATGAAATTGTGCTGAGCTATGAGCATAG GGCGCTGGAATCAATATTGGTGGTAACCGCGAATGCATtagaggaggaaatggcTTTCAGCAGGCATATCGTCCAGCAACTATTGGCTGATCTTGAAGACCACATCGATCGGGAAAACTTGAAAAAACTTTTGCATTACTCCAAGAAGATTGCGGCTTTCCAAAGCCGAGCGCGTTATGTCAAGAGCGCGATCGATGAATTGCTTGATTCTG ATGAGGATCTTTCCGCAATGTATCTTACATCGAGGGCGCAGGGACGGCCACGTGCGTTGCACGACCATGAACAGCTTGAGCTTTTACTCGAGAGCTTCGTGAAGCAAGTGGAAGAGATCGTCAGTGAGGTTGATACTACTGTC GTTAATATGCAATCGACGCAAGAAATTGCCGAGTTGATGCTCGATTCTGGTCGGAACGCTCTCCTTGCGCTCGACATCAAAATCTCAATAGCAACACTAGGTATCGGTTCCGGAGCTCTCCTCGCAGGTTTATTCGGTATGAAC TTAACAACACAGCTCGAAGAAACGCCTTATGCTTTCGCCGTCATCTCATCCACCGCGTTCTTGGTCACCGTCCTGATCACAGCTTACGGTCTCCGTACCCTCCGTCGCGTTCGACGCGTTGCCCTCTCGGGCCGTAATCCTGCGGTCCTCTCCTCTGTCCTCGGTTCTGCCTCGTGGGACTCGAGCGTGGCCCAGTTTTCACAAGGTTTCGACCCGGCATTGGTCGATATGCGCACGGAAATGGCGAAGCGCGCGATATGGGAGAGATTGTGGTGGGGCAGtaagaggaaagaggtggaggaaggagaaaagtggaggaaagCGTACACGTATGCGAGTGCGAAGAaagagcaggagaagaggaaatgggCAAGACTACCTGGTGGGCAAACGAGATAA